The following are encoded together in the Triticum dicoccoides isolate Atlit2015 ecotype Zavitan chromosome 6B, WEW_v2.0, whole genome shotgun sequence genome:
- the LOC119324631 gene encoding inorganic phosphate transporter 2-1, chloroplastic-like: MSQSSPFFSIARAHAGAGGRAAAAALLLRCPAAQLPPTIHCPRYFRLAKVSPAKTLSSHLVLPRATLSSFANADDGSGAKPDASGEQSAGSELSEMAKAFHISPRMAMSISVVIAFAALTVPLVMRSLLFHGTTKMKVLAYLTLLSGFYMAWNIGANDVANAMGTSVGSGALTLRQAVLTAAVLEFSGAFLMGTHVTSTMQKGILVTSVFQGNDSLLFAGLLSSLAAAGTWLQVASSYGWPVSTTHCIVGAMVGFGLVYGGVNAVFWSSLARVSSSWLISPLMGAAVSFLVYKCIRRFVYSAPNPGQAAAASAPIAVFTGVTAISFAAFPLSKTFSIAVLQALVCGAIGAVFVSRAIKKQLGDLLSSEAEKIATADNTDVQQGGFDVAGPRGAQLQIVYGVFGYMQVLSACFMSFAHGGNDVSNAIGPLAAALSILQGVASSAEIVIPTEVLAWGGFGIVAGLTMWGYRVIATIGKKITELTPTRGFAAEFAAASVVLFASKLGLPISATHTLVGAVMGVGFARGLNRVRAETVREIVVSWVVTIPVGALLSVFYTLILTKILKYFM; encoded by the exons ATGTCTCAATCTTCTCCTTTCTTTTCCATTGCCCGCGCACATGCTGGAGCAGGAGGGCGAGCTGCGGCTGCCGCTCTCCTGCTCCGTTGCCCTGCCGCTCAGCTGCCACCTACCATCCACTGCCCGAGGTACTTCCGTCTGGCTAAAGTGTCACCTGCCAAGACACTGAGCTCGCACCTGGTGCTTCCGCGTGCCACACTCTCCTCCTTTGCAAACGCTGACGATGGCTCCGGTGCAAAACCAGATGCCTCGGGGGAGCAGAGCGCAGGATCCGAGCTGTCAGAGATGGCAAAGGCATTCCATATTTCACCACGGATGGCCATGTCAATCTCTGTGGTGATTGCATTTGCAGCTCTCACTGTTCCACTGGTGATGCGCTCACTGCTCTTCCATGGGACGACCAAGATGAAGGTGCTGGCATATCTGACCCTCTTGTCAGGATTCTACATGGCATGGAACATTGGAGCGAATGATGTGGCAAATGCCATGGGGACGTCGGTAGGGTCTGGTGCTTTGACTCTCCGGCAGGCGGTGCTGACTGCAGCTGTGCTAGAGTTCTCTGGCGCATTCCTTATGGGCACCCATGTCACCAGCACCATGCAGAAGGGCATCCTCGTCACATCTGTCTTCCAAGGAAATGATTCTCTGCTCTTTGCTGGATTGCTGTCCTCCCTCGCTGCTGCTGGTACATGGTTACAG GTTGCTTCCTCTTATGGCTGGCCTGTGTCAACTACCCATTGTATTGTTGGGGCCATGGTTGGTTTTGGGCTGGTATATGGAGGGGTCAATGCAGTTTTCTGGAGCTCCTTGGCTAGAGTATCTTCGTCATGGCTTATTTCTCCACTGATGGGTGCTGCAGTCTCATTTCTTGTTTACAAGTGCATACGCAGG TTTGTGTACAGCGCACCAAATCCAGGTCAAGCTGCAGCTGCTTCTGCACCTATTGCAGTTTTTACTGGTGTCACTGCAATCTCGTTTGCCGCTTTCCCTCTCAGCAAGACATTTTCCATTGCCGTTCTGCAAGCATTAGTATGTGGGGCAATAGGAGCTGTCTTTGTTAGCAGGGCAATCAAAAAACAGCTTGGTGACCTACTGTCATCAGAAGCAGAAAAGATAGCAACAGCTGACAATACAGATGTTCAGCAAGGTGGATTTGACGTCGCTGGCCCTAGAGGAGCTCAATTGCAGATTGTCTACGGCGTATTTGGCTACATGCAGGTCCTGTCAGCATGCTTCATGTCATTCGCTCATGGAGGCAATGATGTCTCCAATGCCATAGGGCCTCTGGCCGCAGCTTTGTCTATTCTTCAAGGCGTAGCAAGCAGCGCTGAGATAGTCATACCGACTGAAGTCCTTGCTTGGGGTGGTTTTGGAATTGTCGCAGGGCTTACAATGTGGGGTTATAGAGTCATAGCAACAATTGGCAAGAAAATCACCGAATTAACACCCACAAGGGGGTTCGCAGCAGAGTTTGCTGCCGCTTCTGTGGTCTTGTTTGCATCTAAGCTTGGGTTGCCAATATCTGCTACACATACACTTGTTGGTGCAGTGATGGGTGTGGGATTTGCAAGAGGTCTCAACAGAGTCAGAGCAGAGACTGTGCGTGAAATTGTGGTCTCCTGGGTGGTCACAATTCCAGTTGGTGCTTTGCTATCAGTCTTCTATACATTAATCTTGACCAAGATTCTGAAATACTTTATGTGA
- the LOC119324632 gene encoding uncharacterized protein LOC119324632 has translation MLQFPALMRQWPSPPLIPASTLLPVPATTQEDELLLAMAESDLEDKLNAIRKTNSNLVIIGKPTNDVKEEYDAEVEEDDVDNVDESDGDDFDQETG, from the exons ATGCTGCAATTCCCGGCGCTGATGCGGCAGTGGCCGTCGCCGCCGCTGATTCCGGCGTCCACACTCCTCCCCGTGCCCGCAACTACCCAGGAGGACGAGCTCCTCCTCGCCATGGCCGAGTCCGACCTCGAGGACAAG CTGAACGCGATCCGCAAGACCAACAGCAACCTGGTGATCATAGGCAAGCCCACCAACGACGTCAAGGAGGAGTACGACGCggaggtggaggaggacgacgTCGACAACGTCGACGAGTCCGACGGGGACGACTTCGACCAAGAAACCGGCTGA